The following proteins are co-located in the Micromonospora coriariae genome:
- a CDS encoding helix-turn-helix domain-containing GNAT family N-acetyltransferase, with protein MSSELVAAVRRFNRTVTQRVGALDDEYMASGRPLAQARLLWEIGPDGAEVAALRARLGLDSGHLSRLLRTLEGDGLVTVGPARQVGGDARVRIATLTGAGRAEWTTLDERSDELAWSILEPLPGPRREQLVAAMTQVERLLIASMVVVEPCPPSDPRARACLRAYARDVGRRFDDGFDPALSKPVHDEELVPPAGVFLLATLNSEPVGCGAVKLHPDAPAEIKRVWVADTVRGLGMGRRILGDLERYAAERGWTSVRLDTNRNLTEAIALYRSSGYREIEPYNNEHFAHHWFEKQLDPRRA; from the coding sequence ATGAGCTCCGAACTCGTCGCCGCGGTGCGGCGCTTCAACCGGACGGTGACCCAGCGCGTCGGCGCGCTCGACGACGAGTACATGGCCTCCGGACGCCCTCTCGCGCAGGCGCGACTGCTGTGGGAGATCGGTCCGGACGGCGCGGAGGTCGCGGCGCTACGGGCCCGGCTCGGTCTGGACTCGGGCCACCTCAGCCGGCTGCTGCGCACCCTGGAGGGCGACGGACTCGTCACGGTCGGGCCGGCGAGGCAGGTCGGCGGCGACGCACGGGTCCGGATCGCCACACTCACCGGAGCCGGGCGGGCGGAGTGGACCACCCTGGACGAGCGCTCCGACGAGCTCGCCTGGTCGATCCTCGAACCGCTGCCCGGGCCACGACGCGAGCAGCTCGTCGCCGCGATGACCCAGGTCGAGCGGCTGCTCATCGCGTCGATGGTGGTCGTCGAGCCCTGCCCGCCCAGCGATCCGCGTGCCCGGGCGTGCCTGCGCGCCTACGCCCGGGACGTCGGCCGCCGCTTCGACGACGGGTTCGACCCGGCACTGAGCAAGCCTGTCCACGACGAGGAACTCGTCCCGCCCGCCGGCGTGTTCCTGCTGGCCACCCTGAACTCCGAACCGGTCGGCTGCGGCGCGGTCAAACTGCACCCCGACGCACCTGCCGAGATCAAGCGGGTCTGGGTGGCGGACACCGTGCGTGGGCTCGGCATGGGCCGGCGGATACTGGGCGACCTGGAGCGGTACGCGGCCGAGCGAGGTTGGACCAGCGTGCGGCTGGACACGAACCGGAACCTGACCGAGGCGATCGCCCTGTACCGCTCGTCCGGGTACCGGGAGATCGAGCCGTACAACAACGAGCACTTCGCCCACCACTGGTTCGAGAAGCAGCTCGACCCGCGCCGAGCGTGA
- a CDS encoding cupin domain-containing protein yields MTDGGAASLRPLVEELLNEGGGVLRLAPAFVARDLVPPGRRLGLPEDAYDLGERGFVCERWLGSTTRADNRIGPAGEGLSHVVDGAGRRRLTLRDAVRADPVAIMGEAYAATHPQGLGRLAKLLDYGARIPYHVHPPQRFAELVGRRSKDEAYYFPAGVDTGPHPETFFGVHPWIARDAAYEVLLPYLVDWNSDLILRHARAELQVPDEGFQVRSGVLHAPGTALTVELQEDSDVFAMFQALNAGRIISKDLLFKDVSPDDRRRHAERFPLGFVEWDLNGDPFFYENNHLTPQPVDSGQPCGGYESWIFYNTSKFSGKKLTVPPGTTHTTTERGVYSILVWSGAGRYSGHDVRGGQADRDELLVSHDVATMPHLVENTGQDDLVVFKFFGPDINHDSPLIQMTAGT; encoded by the coding sequence ATGACCGACGGCGGAGCCGCCTCGCTGCGACCGCTGGTCGAGGAGCTGCTGAACGAGGGCGGGGGAGTGCTACGCCTCGCACCGGCGTTCGTCGCGCGGGACCTGGTGCCGCCCGGGCGACGGCTCGGCCTGCCCGAGGACGCGTACGACCTCGGCGAGCGAGGCTTCGTCTGCGAACGGTGGCTCGGCTCGACCACCAGGGCCGACAACCGGATCGGCCCGGCCGGCGAAGGGCTCAGCCACGTCGTCGACGGCGCGGGGCGACGGCGGCTGACACTGCGCGACGCGGTCCGGGCCGACCCCGTCGCGATCATGGGCGAGGCGTACGCGGCGACCCACCCGCAGGGGCTCGGCCGTCTGGCGAAGCTTCTCGACTACGGCGCCCGCATCCCGTACCACGTGCACCCGCCGCAACGGTTCGCGGAGTTGGTCGGGCGCCGGTCCAAGGACGAGGCGTACTACTTTCCCGCCGGGGTCGACACCGGCCCGCACCCGGAGACGTTCTTCGGCGTGCACCCGTGGATCGCCCGCGACGCCGCCTACGAGGTCCTGCTCCCGTACCTCGTCGACTGGAACAGCGACCTCATCCTGCGGCACGCGCGCGCCGAGTTGCAGGTGCCCGACGAGGGCTTCCAGGTTCGGTCGGGGGTGTTGCACGCTCCGGGGACGGCGTTGACCGTGGAACTTCAGGAGGATTCGGACGTGTTCGCCATGTTCCAAGCCCTCAACGCCGGCCGCATCATCTCCAAGGACCTGCTCTTCAAGGACGTGTCGCCCGACGACCGGCGCCGGCACGCCGAGCGGTTTCCGCTCGGATTCGTGGAGTGGGACCTCAACGGTGATCCGTTCTTCTACGAGAACAACCACCTGACGCCGCAGCCGGTCGACTCGGGACAGCCGTGCGGCGGGTACGAGTCCTGGATCTTCTACAACACCTCGAAGTTCAGCGGGAAGAAGCTCACCGTCCCTCCCGGCACGACGCACACGACGACCGAGCGCGGGGTCTACTCGATACTGGTCTGGTCGGGTGCCGGGCGGTACAGCGGTCACGACGTTCGCGGGGGACAGGCCGACCGCGACGAGCTGCTCGTGTCCCACGACGTGGCGACGATGCCGCACCTCGTGGAGAACACGGGCCAGGACGACCTGGTGGTGTTCAAGTTCTTCGGGCCGGACATCAACCACGACTCTCCCCTCATCCAGATGACCGCGGGGACGTGA
- a CDS encoding GAF and ANTAR domain-containing protein: MTPPTLDPADALAELGRIRLDETSLDDMLRRIAELANRTVPGTRDVSVTLVRGQANWTAAFSGDVACDLDEWQYRQHRGPCLDASASGDSISVPDMAAEQRWPEWAARARAAGVESSLSIGLPIQGSVVGALNVYGAAANAFDPAAITVAEGFAAYAAVALANAHLYDSAATLADQMQEAMRGRAVIEQAKGIIIGERRCSPEEAFALLSKISQDTNRKVRDVAEALVDQAVRRTRA, encoded by the coding sequence ATGACGCCGCCGACCCTGGATCCCGCCGACGCGTTGGCCGAGCTGGGCCGGATCAGACTCGACGAGACCAGCCTCGATGACATGCTGCGCCGGATCGCCGAGCTGGCGAACCGAACAGTTCCCGGGACCAGGGACGTGTCGGTCACCCTGGTCCGGGGTCAGGCCAACTGGACCGCCGCGTTCAGCGGCGACGTGGCCTGCGATCTGGATGAGTGGCAGTACCGGCAGCACCGGGGGCCGTGCCTGGATGCCTCTGCCAGCGGTGACAGCATCTCGGTGCCGGACATGGCAGCCGAGCAGCGGTGGCCGGAATGGGCCGCCAGGGCTCGCGCTGCCGGGGTCGAAAGCTCGCTGTCGATCGGGCTGCCGATCCAGGGATCGGTGGTCGGTGCGCTCAACGTCTACGGCGCCGCGGCGAACGCCTTCGATCCGGCGGCCATCACCGTCGCCGAGGGCTTCGCCGCCTACGCGGCGGTGGCGCTGGCCAACGCGCATTTGTACGACAGCGCCGCAACGCTGGCGGATCAGATGCAGGAGGCGATGCGGGGGCGGGCGGTGATCGAGCAGGCCAAGGGGATCATCATCGGGGAGCGGCGTTGCTCGCCGGAGGAGGCGTTCGCGCTGCTGTCGAAGATTTCGCAGGACACCAACCGCAAGGTTCGTGATGTCGCTGAGGCCCTTGTCGATCAAGCGGTTCGGAGAACGCGCGCGTGA
- the manD gene encoding D-mannonate dehydratase ManD has translation MKIVAADVIVSSPDRNFVTLKITTDDGVTGLGDGTLNGRELSVASYLRDHVVPLLIGRDPHRIEDTWQFLYRSAYWRRGPVTMAAIAAVDVALWDIKAKAAGMPLYQLLGGASRTGIMAYGHASGRDIPELFDSIRHHLDMGFRSIRVQTSVPGINAVYGVAAQPSADGKRYDYEPAQRTPLPAEEDWDTRSYMRHLPGVFEAVRNEFGPELPLLHDGHHRMTPIQAARLGKDLEPYDLFWLEDCTPAENQEALRLVRHHTTTPLAIGEVFNTVWDYQTLIREQLIDYVRSAVTHTGGITAMRKLLDFAAQYQIKSGIHGPTDISPVGMAAALHLDLAIHNFGIQEYMRHGALTDEVFRQSFTFVDGHLHPGEQPGLGVELDEEAAERFPYVPAYLPFNRLKDGTVHDW, from the coding sequence GTGAAGATTGTCGCAGCGGACGTCATCGTCTCCAGCCCGGACCGCAACTTCGTCACCCTGAAGATCACCACCGACGACGGGGTCACCGGTCTGGGCGACGGCACGCTCAACGGGCGGGAACTGTCAGTCGCCTCGTACCTGCGCGACCACGTCGTCCCGCTGTTGATCGGGCGCGATCCGCACCGCATCGAGGACACCTGGCAGTTCCTGTACCGCTCCGCGTACTGGCGGCGGGGCCCGGTGACCATGGCGGCGATCGCCGCGGTGGACGTCGCGCTCTGGGACATCAAGGCCAAGGCCGCCGGCATGCCGCTCTACCAGCTGCTGGGCGGCGCGTCGCGGACCGGCATCATGGCGTACGGCCACGCCTCGGGGCGGGACATCCCTGAGCTGTTCGACTCGATCCGCCACCACCTCGACATGGGCTTCCGGTCGATCCGGGTCCAGACGTCCGTCCCGGGCATCAACGCGGTCTACGGGGTCGCCGCGCAGCCCAGCGCCGACGGCAAGCGGTACGACTACGAACCGGCGCAGCGCACGCCGCTGCCGGCCGAGGAGGACTGGGACACCCGCTCCTACATGCGCCACCTGCCCGGCGTCTTCGAGGCGGTACGTAACGAGTTCGGACCCGAGCTTCCACTGCTGCACGACGGTCACCACCGGATGACCCCGATCCAGGCCGCCCGACTCGGCAAGGACCTGGAGCCGTACGACCTGTTCTGGCTCGAGGACTGCACTCCCGCCGAGAACCAGGAGGCCCTGCGCCTGGTCCGCCACCACACGACCACACCGCTGGCGATCGGCGAGGTCTTCAACACGGTGTGGGACTACCAGACGCTCATCCGCGAACAGTTGATCGACTACGTCCGGTCCGCCGTCACCCACACCGGCGGCATCACCGCGATGCGCAAGCTGCTCGACTTCGCCGCGCAGTACCAGATCAAGTCCGGCATCCACGGCCCGACCGACATCTCGCCGGTCGGCATGGCCGCCGCCCTGCACCTCGACCTGGCCATCCACAACTTCGGCATCCAGGAGTACATGCGACACGGCGCCCTGACCGACGAGGTCTTCCGGCAGTCCTTCACGTTCGTCGACGGCCACCTCCACCCCGGCGAGCAGCCGGGCCTGGGCGTCGAGCTCGACGAGGAGGCCGCCGAGAGGTTCCCGTACGTGCCGGCCTACCTGCCGTTCAACCGGCTCAAGGACGGGACCGTCCATGACTGGTGA
- a CDS encoding carbohydrate ABC transporter permease: protein MRLHAQGMHRYAVAEQVVDDLESGAAAYGFLAPGLIVFSVFTVFALLFAFYLTFREWNILEPETPFVGLQNYRDMVHDEDFRRSIINTAYFTGASVPLGMAVGLGVALLLNQPIRGRGLFRTIYFLPTITPFVVSAIVWKWLYNGDFGPINFYLLKAHLISEPLVWLSNKNLAMPAVVLMSVWASAGFSMVVYLAALQAIPDQLYESARIDGAGPWARFRYVTLPMLSPSTLFLMVMGIIGSFHVFTQIYIMTSGGPVNRTTAMVYYIYEAAFKFYEMGYASTLAYGLFVLLLAFTAFQLRLYRKADL, encoded by the coding sequence ATGCGCCTGCACGCCCAGGGCATGCACCGGTACGCCGTCGCGGAGCAGGTCGTCGATGACCTGGAGAGTGGCGCGGCGGCGTACGGCTTCCTCGCGCCCGGCCTGATCGTCTTCTCGGTGTTCACCGTGTTCGCACTGTTGTTCGCGTTCTACCTCACGTTCCGGGAATGGAACATCCTCGAGCCCGAGACGCCGTTCGTCGGCCTGCAGAACTACCGCGACATGGTCCACGACGAGGACTTCCGCCGGTCGATCATCAATACCGCCTACTTCACCGGCGCGTCCGTCCCGCTGGGCATGGCCGTCGGGCTCGGCGTCGCCCTCCTGCTCAACCAGCCGATCCGTGGCCGGGGCCTGTTCCGGACGATCTACTTCCTGCCGACCATCACGCCGTTCGTCGTCTCGGCCATCGTCTGGAAGTGGCTCTACAACGGTGACTTCGGCCCGATCAACTTCTACCTCCTCAAGGCCCACCTCATAAGTGAGCCGCTGGTGTGGCTGTCGAACAAGAACCTGGCGATGCCCGCAGTGGTGCTGATGAGCGTCTGGGCCAGCGCCGGATTCTCGATGGTGGTCTACCTCGCGGCGTTGCAGGCCATCCCGGACCAGCTCTACGAGTCGGCGCGGATCGACGGGGCGGGGCCGTGGGCCCGGTTCCGGTACGTGACGCTCCCGATGCTGTCCCCCTCGACGCTGTTCCTCATGGTCATGGGCATCATCGGCTCGTTCCACGTCTTCACGCAGATCTACATCATGACAAGCGGCGGCCCGGTCAACCGGACGACGGCGATGGTCTATTACATCTACGAGGCCGCCTTCAAGTTCTACGAGATGGGGTACGCGAGCACCCTCGCCTACGGGCTGTTCGTCCTCCTGCTGGCCTTCACGGCATTCCAGCTCAGGCTCTACAGAAAGGCGGACCTGTGA
- a CDS encoding GAF and ANTAR domain-containing protein, whose translation MSTRQADQGNGSSAPRPDRELREALLVLAGLPDDSPALPGQLNTIVRLSAEVVDPVDFASMTVLAVEGHRTHASTDEVAEAVDLAQYAEDAGPCLLALHSGETVGVPDIGGAVVWPGFREVAWRYGVRASLSVPLFAGSGVPIAGLNLYARDAARMRLLIQRVQSCYHVGPTRVLPRMDAGSEQFLAGLAGALLSRDLVQRALGLLMERDTIGVGLAYRRLVEATDAGMPLTDTATVILRRHAT comes from the coding sequence GTGAGCACCAGGCAGGCCGATCAAGGAAATGGATCGTCCGCCCCGCGGCCGGACCGGGAACTGAGGGAGGCGCTGCTCGTCCTCGCCGGGCTGCCCGACGATTCTCCGGCCCTGCCGGGGCAGCTGAACACGATCGTCCGGTTGAGCGCGGAGGTGGTCGATCCCGTCGACTTCGCCTCGATGACCGTGCTCGCCGTCGAGGGCCACCGTACCCACGCGTCCACCGACGAGGTGGCCGAGGCCGTCGACCTGGCCCAGTACGCGGAGGACGCGGGTCCCTGCCTGCTGGCGCTGCACTCCGGCGAGACGGTCGGCGTGCCCGACATCGGCGGCGCGGTGGTGTGGCCCGGCTTTCGGGAAGTGGCCTGGCGGTACGGGGTTCGGGCTTCGCTGTCCGTACCCCTCTTCGCCGGCAGCGGCGTACCGATCGCCGGGCTGAACCTCTACGCCCGGGACGCCGCCCGCATGCGGCTTCTCATCCAGCGGGTCCAGTCCTGCTATCACGTCGGACCGACCCGGGTGCTGCCGCGGATGGACGCCGGCAGCGAGCAGTTCCTCGCGGGGCTCGCGGGCGCGCTGCTCAGCCGTGATCTCGTGCAACGGGCGCTCGGCCTGCTGATGGAGCGGGACACCATCGGCGTCGGCCTGGCCTACCGGAGGCTGGTCGAGGCGACTGACGCCGGCATGCCGTTGACCGACACCGCGACCGTCATCCTGCGCCGGCACGCGACCTGA
- a CDS encoding gluconokinase produces MTGERGAAGGPGRRQPPRHVVVMGVSGAGKTTVARGIRDVAGLTFAEADEFHSADNVARMRSGVPLDDEARWPWLRALADWMAARDAEGVSTVLACSALKRSYRDVLRQGPPSVDFVHLDGTAQVIRERMAQRAGHYMPASLLDSQLAILERFEPDEPPGLVLDVSLSPEQLVSAAVERLGLPTGAAAVGG; encoded by the coding sequence ATGACTGGTGAGCGGGGTGCCGCCGGCGGTCCCGGCCGCCGGCAGCCGCCCCGGCACGTCGTCGTGATGGGTGTGTCCGGCGCGGGCAAGACGACCGTGGCGAGGGGAATCCGCGACGTCGCCGGCCTGACCTTCGCCGAGGCCGACGAGTTCCACTCCGCGGACAACGTGGCGAGGATGCGCTCCGGCGTACCCCTCGACGACGAAGCCCGCTGGCCCTGGCTCCGCGCCCTCGCCGACTGGATGGCCGCCCGTGACGCCGAGGGCGTGTCGACGGTGCTGGCCTGCTCGGCGTTGAAACGGTCCTACCGGGACGTGCTGCGGCAGGGACCGCCGAGCGTGGACTTCGTCCACCTGGACGGGACCGCGCAGGTCATCCGGGAGCGGATGGCCCAACGCGCGGGACACTACATGCCGGCGAGTCTCCTGGACTCTCAGCTGGCCATCCTGGAGCGGTTCGAGCCGGACGAGCCGCCGGGTCTGGTGCTTGACGTCTCGCTGTCTCCGGAGCAGCTCGTCTCGGCCGCGGTGGAGCGCCTCGGACTGCCCACCGGAGCCGCCGCCGTCGGCGGGTAA
- a CDS encoding hemerythrin domain-containing protein translates to MPDAPTPATPGPEEDVVDLLLAQHAQIEQLFLLVIGSTGDARRDAFDELVELLAAHETAEEEVVHPLARTLPGGGGDAMVDDRLDEERQAKQTLQTLIAGGVDADGFDIGIILLRDAVLTHARYEERYEFPRLRQHVPPGRLRSLAGAVRAAETTAPTRPHPGAQSAKGNLAAGPALAVIDRVRDAMRKPSDS, encoded by the coding sequence ATGCCTGACGCCCCCACCCCGGCCACCCCCGGCCCCGAGGAGGACGTGGTCGACCTCCTGCTCGCCCAGCACGCCCAGATCGAGCAGCTCTTTCTGCTGGTCATCGGCAGCACCGGCGACGCGCGGCGCGACGCCTTCGACGAGCTGGTCGAGCTCCTCGCCGCGCACGAGACCGCGGAGGAGGAGGTCGTCCACCCGCTCGCACGGACCCTGCCCGGCGGTGGCGGCGACGCGATGGTCGACGACCGGCTCGACGAGGAGCGGCAGGCGAAACAGACGCTGCAGACCCTGATCGCCGGCGGGGTGGACGCCGACGGCTTCGACATCGGCATCATCCTGCTGCGTGACGCCGTGCTCACCCACGCCCGCTACGAGGAGCGGTACGAGTTCCCCCGGTTGCGCCAGCACGTCCCGCCCGGACGGCTGCGCAGCCTCGCCGGCGCCGTCCGGGCCGCGGAGACGACCGCACCGACGCGGCCACATCCCGGCGCCCAGTCGGCCAAGGGCAATTTGGCGGCCGGCCCGGCGCTGGCGGTCATCGACCGCGTCCGCGACGCGATGCGGAAACCGTCGGACAGCTGA
- a CDS encoding carbohydrate ABC transporter permease: protein MTATVKDPPAAPQQASTAPRRPVVARRLWLTFCYAILVPGAILFVAPFAWLVSASFQHVGDIFSWPPQWIPKNPTLDGYKGFFDIGKAGEDAQGSEGAWRWFLNSAFVATSVTVLQLFFNALAAYTFAKRKFPGRDAIFLLFLATMMVPPQVTLIPNYLVLKHIPFFGGNDVLGNGGHGWLDSYWGLILPGAVSAFGIFLLRQYMMSIPDELLDAARIDGAGEFRVFWKVVLPLSGPALAATAIFTFTYAWEDFLWPLIVISSSDKYTAPLGLALFVVKNRTSWNLLMAGSVVATLPMVITFLVFQRRFIQGISMSGLKG from the coding sequence GTGACGGCTACCGTGAAGGACCCGCCGGCCGCCCCGCAGCAGGCGTCGACCGCACCACGCCGCCCGGTCGTCGCGCGGCGACTGTGGCTGACCTTCTGCTACGCCATCCTCGTGCCCGGCGCGATCCTCTTCGTCGCGCCGTTCGCCTGGTTGGTGAGCGCCTCGTTCCAACACGTAGGCGACATCTTCTCCTGGCCCCCGCAGTGGATACCGAAGAACCCGACCCTCGACGGCTACAAGGGCTTCTTCGACATCGGCAAGGCCGGCGAGGACGCGCAGGGCAGCGAGGGCGCCTGGCGCTGGTTCCTCAACAGCGCCTTCGTCGCCACCTCGGTGACGGTGCTGCAACTGTTCTTCAACGCCCTGGCCGCCTATACCTTCGCCAAGCGCAAGTTCCCCGGACGCGACGCCATCTTCCTGCTCTTCCTGGCGACCATGATGGTGCCGCCGCAGGTGACCCTGATCCCGAACTACCTGGTGCTCAAGCACATCCCGTTCTTCGGGGGCAACGACGTGCTCGGCAACGGCGGCCATGGCTGGCTCGACTCGTACTGGGGGCTGATCCTGCCCGGCGCGGTCAGCGCGTTCGGCATCTTCCTGCTCCGGCAGTACATGATGTCGATCCCGGACGAGCTGCTCGACGCGGCCCGCATCGACGGCGCCGGGGAATTCCGGGTCTTCTGGAAGGTGGTCCTGCCGCTGTCCGGTCCCGCCCTCGCCGCCACCGCGATCTTCACCTTCACCTATGCCTGGGAAGACTTCCTCTGGCCGCTCATCGTCATCTCCAGCTCCGACAAGTACACGGCCCCGCTCGGCCTGGCGCTCTTCGTCGTCAAGAACCGGACGTCGTGGAACCTGTTGATGGCCGGCTCGGTCGTCGCCACGCTCCCCATGGTCATCACCTTCCTGGTGTTCCAGCGCCGATTCATCCAGGGCATCTCGATGAGCGGGCTCAAGGGATGA
- a CDS encoding dihydrofolate reductase family protein has translation MRKLVYYVAVSLDGYIAGPNAEFDFYPLSDEMAAWINARYPETIPTHVRKLVGLDGVPNKVFDTLVMGRGTYEPILDVPSTSPYAHLRQYVVSKTLRIDDPTVQVETGDAVELVQRLKAEDTGMDIYLCGGGKLAASLLPEIDEIILKSYPVVAGAGIPMFSGEFRPTLFTPTRRESFDNGAQVTWLTRA, from the coding sequence ATGCGAAAGCTTGTCTACTACGTCGCCGTCTCGCTCGACGGTTACATCGCGGGGCCCAACGCCGAGTTCGACTTCTATCCGCTGTCCGACGAGATGGCAGCCTGGATCAACGCCCGCTACCCCGAGACGATCCCCACCCACGTCCGCAAGCTCGTCGGCCTCGACGGCGTGCCCAACAAGGTCTTCGACACGCTGGTGATGGGCCGCGGCACCTACGAGCCGATCCTCGACGTCCCCAGCACCAGTCCGTACGCCCACCTGCGCCAGTACGTCGTCTCCAAGACCCTGCGGATCGACGACCCGACGGTGCAGGTGGAGACCGGCGACGCCGTCGAGCTCGTCCAGCGGCTGAAGGCGGAGGACACCGGCATGGACATCTACCTCTGCGGAGGCGGCAAACTCGCCGCCTCCCTGCTCCCGGAGATCGACGAGATCATCCTCAAGAGCTACCCCGTGGTGGCCGGCGCGGGCATCCCGATGTTCTCCGGGGAGTTCCGCCCCACCCTGTTCACCCCCACCCGGCGCGAGTCCTTCGACAACGGCGCCCAGGTCACCTGGCTCACCAGGGCGTAG
- a CDS encoding endo-1,4-beta-xylanase — protein sequence MHALGVQAHLLADRFANRFKANAYLNWFSEVADRGLDILITELDVLDDGLPADIATRDAAVADVYRRYLDVALSHRSVKAVMAFGLTDRYTWLEEDYPREDGAPRRPLAFDDELAPKPAYRAIANELSNAPRRSPLRSLLP from the coding sequence GTGCATGCCCTGGGCGTGCAGGCGCATCTGCTCGCCGACCGGTTCGCGAACCGGTTCAAGGCCAACGCCTACCTCAACTGGTTCTCCGAGGTGGCCGACCGCGGCCTGGACATCCTCATCACGGAACTGGACGTGCTCGACGACGGCCTGCCGGCGGACATCGCCACCCGCGACGCCGCCGTCGCCGACGTGTACCGGCGCTACCTCGACGTCGCCCTCTCGCACCGGTCCGTCAAGGCGGTGATGGCGTTCGGCCTCACCGACCGCTACACCTGGCTCGAAGAGGACTACCCGCGCGAGGACGGCGCACCGCGCCGGCCACTCGCCTTCGACGACGAACTGGCGCCGAAGCCCGCCTACCGGGCCATCGCCAACGAGCTGAGCAACGCCCCGCGACGCTCGCCGCTGCGGAGCCTGCTGCCGTGA
- a CDS encoding TetR/AcrR family transcriptional regulator has product MRKNPERRQALIDAAIEVLAREGARGLTFRAVDAEAAVPPGTASNYFANRDELFTQVGGRIYERLLPDEATMARSREGVQDQARYAELMHELVDRVSAFNSGYLALLELRLESARRPELRAVLTKRIREDIDANIGHHANSGLPGDSTSVLLLYLALNWLIVERLTLPDIFTEQEIHELVDAAVTRSLNT; this is encoded by the coding sequence GTGCGGAAGAATCCCGAGCGACGGCAGGCGCTGATCGACGCGGCCATCGAGGTGTTGGCCAGGGAGGGAGCGCGAGGGCTGACCTTCCGGGCGGTCGACGCGGAGGCGGCCGTGCCCCCGGGCACGGCCTCGAACTACTTCGCCAACCGGGATGAGCTGTTCACTCAGGTCGGCGGGCGCATCTACGAGCGGCTGCTGCCCGACGAGGCCACGATGGCCCGGAGCCGAGAGGGGGTGCAGGACCAGGCCCGCTATGCCGAACTCATGCACGAGCTGGTCGACCGGGTCTCCGCCTTCAACTCCGGATACCTGGCCCTGCTCGAGCTTCGACTGGAGTCCGCCCGCCGCCCCGAGCTGCGCGCCGTGCTGACCAAGCGCATCCGCGAGGACATCGACGCCAACATCGGCCACCACGCCAACTCGGGCCTGCCCGGCGACTCGACCTCGGTGCTGCTCCTCTACCTCGCGCTGAACTGGCTCATCGTGGAGCGGCTGACCCTGCCCGACATCTTCACCGAGCAGGAGATCCACGAGCTGGTGGACGCCGCCGTGACGAGATCGCTGAACACCTGA